One Marinitoga hydrogenitolerans DSM 16785 DNA segment encodes these proteins:
- a CDS encoding anaerobic ribonucleoside-triphosphate reductase activating protein produces MILAGIRTFSFVDYPKRISAVVYTGGCNFRCQWCHNWKIAYSNDYNSISEEKIIDKLSALRKRLNAVCVTGGEPTIHNDLPEFISKIKELGYLIKLDTNGTNPEMVEELISKKLIDYVAMDVKAKPENYCKLINVPKDYWNTIFKTINILRNSNIDYEFRMTYVPNLSTEEDIEFFEEFLKEDEKGYATIANSTEIFEVDKKENIKVNKLILRK; encoded by the coding sequence ATGATATTAGCTGGAATAAGAACATTTAGTTTTGTTGATTATCCTAAACGTATATCTGCAGTAGTATATACTGGTGGTTGTAATTTCAGATGCCAATGGTGTCATAATTGGAAAATAGCATATTCAAATGATTATAATTCAATTTCTGAAGAAAAGATTATTGATAAATTATCTGCGTTAAGAAAAAGATTAAACGCTGTGTGTGTTACTGGTGGAGAACCAACAATACACAATGATTTGCCAGAATTTATTAGTAAAATAAAAGAGCTTGGCTATTTAATAAAATTAGATACTAATGGAACAAATCCTGAAATGGTAGAAGAATTAATAAGCAAAAAGCTAATTGATTATGTTGCTATGGATGTAAAAGCTAAACCAGAGAATTATTGTAAATTGATAAACGTTCCAAAAGATTATTGGAATACTATTTTTAAAACAATAAATATATTAAGAAACTCGAATATAGATTATGAATTTAGAATGACATATGTTCCAAATCTTTCAACAGAAGAAGATATAGAATTTTTTGAAGAGTTTTTAAAAGAAGATGAAAAAGGATATGCAACAATTGCAAATTCGACGGAGATTTTTGAAGTTGATAAAAAAGAAAATATTAAAGTTAATAAATTGATTTTGAGAAAATAG
- a CDS encoding diacylglycerol/lipid kinase family protein: protein MKEYFFIVNPHSSGSKAKRIWPLIKDIIEKERFTFDYKFTEGRMHAYNLTIEAIKNGYKNIIGVGGDGTMNEIINGIFNQNYKNSREIVVGIIPTGTGNDWGKTIGIPNDYIQAIKIIKEGKIIVQDIGKVEYYNNNEREERYFANIAGMFFDAEVTKNTNISKDKNKSGAFSYLLNLLTTLYKYKSQKAKIIIDDKATNVNVFSMAVGICKYSGGGMMMVPSAIPDDGYFDITLIENIPKLQVIKNIKKIFDGSFIQLKWVKQFKAKKVEIKSKEKIYLEVDGESLGHSPFKFIILKKVLNVFGGE from the coding sequence ATGAAAGAGTATTTTTTTATTGTAAATCCTCATTCTTCAGGATCAAAGGCGAAAAGAATATGGCCTTTAATAAAAGATATTATTGAAAAAGAAAGATTTACTTTTGATTATAAATTTACCGAAGGTAGAATGCATGCATATAATTTAACAATAGAAGCTATAAAAAATGGATATAAAAATATTATTGGTGTCGGTGGGGATGGCACTATGAATGAAATAATTAATGGTATATTTAATCAAAATTATAAAAATTCTCGGGAAATTGTGGTTGGAATTATTCCAACAGGTACAGGAAATGATTGGGGGAAAACAATAGGAATTCCAAATGATTATATTCAAGCTATAAAAATAATAAAAGAAGGAAAGATTATTGTTCAGGATATAGGTAAAGTGGAATATTATAATAACAATGAAAGAGAAGAAAGATATTTTGCAAATATTGCAGGGATGTTTTTTGATGCTGAAGTTACTAAAAATACTAATATTTCAAAGGATAAAAATAAAAGTGGAGCTTTTTCTTATTTATTAAATCTTTTGACTACATTATATAAGTATAAGTCACAAAAAGCAAAAATTATTATTGATGATAAAGCAACAAATGTAAATGTTTTTTCTATGGCTGTTGGTATCTGTAAATATAGTGGTGGTGGCATGATGATGGTACCTTCTGCAATTCCAGATGATGGATATTTTGATATAACTTTGATAGAAAATATTCCAAAACTCCAAGTTATTAAGAACATAAAAAAGATATTTGACGGTTCATTTATCCAATTAAAATGGGTAAAACAATTTAAAGCTAAGAAAGTTGAAATAAAGTCTAAGGAAAAAATTTATTTAGAAGTTGATGGAGAGAGTTTAGGACATTCGCCATTTAAATTTATAATTTTAAAAAAAGTATTAAATGTTTTTGGAGGTGAATAA